GACGATCTACTCACGCTCGAACTGGCTCAGAGAACGTTGGAGGAGGCGGGCTATGTCGTGTTTGTTACGACGTCGGGAGAGCAGGCGATAGAACTCGTCACTACTCAGCAAGTCGATCTGGCGTTACTAGATTATCGAATGCCGGACGTATCTGGACTCGACGCGGGGAAGGCGATTATGGCTCTTGCATCTACTCGTTTTATCGTCATGTCGGTTCATGCAGACGAGGATGTGGTAAGCCAGGCGGGTGTGGAAGGCGCGCTTGGGTTTCTTGTAAAGCCGTTCGATCCAAAAGAACTGCTAGCTCAAGTTCGCGTTGGGCTCAGCCGTGCCGTCGAGATAAACGCGTTGCAATCATCGATCAAGGATATGGAGCAAGGTCACGCCTCCGCCTTGTCTAGAGCGGTCGCTAGCGCTCGCAGTGCTAGCACAGCAATCGGAATGCTGATGGAGCTTATGTTGATAACGCGCGAGGAGGCGACGCAGTTTAT
The Gammaproteobacteria bacterium DNA segment above includes these coding regions:
- a CDS encoding response regulator, with amino-acid sequence MNIVDNKIKILVADDDLLTLELAQRTLEEAGYVVFVTTSGEQAIELVTTQQVDLALLDYRMPDVSGLDAGKAIMALASTRFIVMSVHADEDVVSQAGVEGALGFLVKPFDPKELLAQVRVGLSRAVEINALQSSIKDMEQGHASALSRAVASARSASTAIGMLMELMLITREEATQFITREAKNQRKRMVELAENLITEREQDYRAKTRDRWWFADLRRAKNR